In the genome of Amphiura filiformis chromosome 4, Afil_fr2py, whole genome shotgun sequence, one region contains:
- the LOC140150309 gene encoding uncharacterized protein: MLPRQNLARNQDNLTRLLVEQHKQASLPKRTLQTFTGDPLLYITFIRAFEFIIENKSKSNRDRLYYLEQYTRGEANSLVKGCIHMDDEVGYLEAKRLLERKYGNKHKIAEAYLAKMRQWPNVKEKQARIASNAAYGRSVTEKEDSTKKEERVKNPNYQTYKARRNLATNTEAVSASVTSNSPGARPNVMSYSPGARPNVSSSSPGADKPCTYCKGKDHTLEMCNKLKEKPISDRLQYLRELGVCFGCLKKATHYSKICKYKLTCKTCKKRHPTVLHVKQEETQKSGEVANQTCGLTGAGVKSSESYPTIIPVIVYSRVSRMSVETYAYLDNGSDAVFCSERLQKELHVKTNLKGKKTKLEIETITDDIIVDSEIIQDLEVSDMNRNNIISLPKAYTQDKIPGDLADIINQDDIDAIPYMEGVKLGRLSDESQCHIGLLIGNNVPKAFEPIHVVNSQGDGPFACQIRLGWTVYGVKNKEHKRTSVIHRIKAHDTIDQQLEKLYNAEFNERIIDDKPERSVSEGQFLNKVEASIKYVDGHYQVGFPLKDDDMKLPNNIHQAELRACHLKRKLERDSVFNDQYTAFMNDMFKNDYAEEVPKDACNRKDGKVWYVPHHGVFHPTKGKLRVVFDCAAKYMGQSLNSQLLKGPDLTSNLVGVLRRFREHPVGVVADIKAMYHQVRVPEPDRDLVRFLWWPYGDLSLPLKEYRMNVHLFGATSSPSCANFALRKTADDGKEKYSEEVCNTVLSNFYVDDYLKSIESESKAIQLVSDLTSLCKDGGFKLTKWLSNSKEVLQSVPEDDRAETTKTLDLKNEELPSEKVLGLLWSPQTDRFGFHIKVKERPPTRRGILATVSSIYDPLGFVAPAILPAKQIMQNLSKLQLGWDESIPSELLTRWERWLDEVPKLSDFTIERCFKPKDFGESEVQMHHFCDASQKGYGSVSYLRFVNESGQVHLTLLTAKARVAPLKIITIPRLELTAAAMAVKVNNMLQKELQLKVESTYFWTDSQTVIKYINNDTARFHTFVANRVALIRDGSQPHQWKYVGTSSNPADDCSRGLAVDCFLKNRRWTDGPDFLHKAENQWPKTTIGNNAEELADDPQVKKKLVVSTALTEEATDTMEKLLTRFSSWYQLCRCVAWILRVKKYLCKICHDRDDDRVNDRVDNGDDDGRKNDENEEHGNITDSLNVADMQEAERAVIVYVQTKAYPEEIKTLKELQLRNNDSQPEDDLRQVNKIKKASPLYRLNPFIEDGVIRVGGRLAKSALPEKTKFPSIIPKKSHIAKLILHDMHEATGHGGRNHVLAHLHKKYMITNANAAARKVINSCITCRKRNAKVQQQMMSDLPKDRVTPEEPPFSRVGMDYFGPLEVKQGRSIVKRYGVVFVCLASKAIHIEMAASLDTDACVNVIRRFVSRRGQVKQIRSDNGTNLIGAERELRREIAAWNQDRIHDYLLQREIEWTFNPPAGSHHGGIWERQIRTIRKVMCSVIKEQILTDDSLHTLLCEIEAIVNSRPLTNVPGEVSDLEPLTPNHCLQLKSDMILPPATAGKLSQYAKRRWRQVQYLADLFWRRWIKEYLPQLQQRQKWIHPQRNAKVGDVVMVVNESTPRNVWPLGRVIETLPASDGLVRRVRVKTRTSILTRPIDKLCLLLESEVPNQDIGVKKDSTSAHPPVPTWGNPSTKPKTTSSATNNETVSVSGTPEARPRRSLKPVKRLDL; this comes from the exons ATGTTGCCACGGCAAAATTTGGCACGCAACCAAGACAACTTGACAAGGCTGCTGGTCGAACAACATAAACAAGCGAGTTTACCAAAGCGGACATTACAGACATTTACTGGAGACCCGCTTCTGTATATTACGTTTATAAGAGCCTTCGAATTCATAATCGAAAATAAGAGCAAAAGCAATAGAGACCGCCTGTACTATCTTGAACAGTACACAAGAGGTGAAGCCAACAGTTTGGTGAAAGGTTGTATTCACATGGATGATGAGGTTGGTTACCTGGAAGCAAAAAGGTTGCTGGAAAGGAAATATGGTAATAAGCACAAGATTGCAGAGGCTTACTTAGCAAAGATGAGGCAGTGGCCGAATGTGAAAG AAAAACAGGCTAGAATCGCAAGTAATGCTGCCTACGGTAGAAGTGTGACGGAGAAGGAAGATAGTACTAAGAAGGAAGAAAGGGTAAAAAACCCAAACTATCAGACTTATAAAGCTAGAAGAAATCTAGCAACAAACACAGAAGCTGTGTCGGCAAGTGTGACATCAAATAGTCCAGGAGCCAGACCAAATGTAATGTCATATAGTCCAGGAGCCAGGCCAAATGTGTCGTCAAGTAGCCCAGGAGCCGACAAGccgtgtacatattgcaagggtaaAGATCACACTTTGGAAATGTGTAACAAATTAAAGGAAAAGCCTATAAGTGACCGGTTGCAGTATCTGAGAGAGTTGGGAGTTTGTTTTGGCTGCCTAAAGAAAGCAacacattacagtaaaatctGCAAATACAAGCTTACCTGCAAGACATGTAAAAAGCGCCATCCAACAGTGCTACATGTGAAACAGGAAGAGACACAGAAGTCTGGTGAAGTTGCTAATCAGACATGTGGGCTTACAGGCGCCGGAGTTAAATCAAGTGAATCATATCCCACAATTATACCAGTCATAGTCTACTCAAGAGTTTCCAGAATGTCTGTAGAAACTTACGCCTACCTCGACAACGGCAGTGATGCTGTATTCTGTTCTGAAAGGTTGCAAAAGGAACTgcatgttaag accaaccttaaaggcaAGAAAACCAAGCTGGAAATTGAAACCATAACAGATGATATCATAGTAGACAGTGAAATCATCCAAGATTTAGAAGTTTCTGACATGAACAGAAATAATATCATCTCTCTTCCAAAGGCATACACACAAGATAAGATCCCTGGTGACTTGGCTGACATTATCAACCAGGATGATATTGATGCAATTCCATATATGGAAGGAGTTAAGCTAGGAAGATTAAGTGATGAATCTCAATGCCATATTGGTCTCCTCATAGGAAATAATGTGCCTAAAGCATTTGAGccaatacatgtagtaaataGCCAAGGTGACGGACCTTTCGCCTGCCAAATTAGACTCGGATGGACAGTGTATGGTGTcaaaaataaagaacacaaaaGGACATCAGTCATCCACAGAATTAAGGCACATGACACTATTGACCAGCAATTAGAGAAACTCTACAATGCTGAGTTCAATGAGCGAATCATTGACGATAAACCAGAGAGAAGCGTGAGTGAAGGACAATTCCTAAACAAAGTAGAAGCATCAATCAAGTATGTAGATGGGCACTACCAAGTAGGTTTCCCGCTCAAAGATGATGACATGAAATTGCCGAACAATATACATCAAGCCGAATTGCGGGCATGCCATCTGAAGAGGAAGTTAGAAAGGGACTCGGTTTTCAACGACCAATACACTGCATTCATGAATGATATGTTCAAAAATGATTATGCAGAAGAAGTGCCCAAAGATGCATGCAATAGAAAGGATGGCAAGGTGTGGTATGTCCCCCACCATGGGGTGTTTCACCCCACCAAGGGCAAGCTGCGAGTTGTATTTGATTGTGCGGCGAAGTACATGGGCCAGTCTTTAAACTCACAATTACTAAAAGGACCCGACTTGACAAGCAACTTGGTAGGTGTGTTGAGAAGGTTTAGAGAGCACCCTGTTGGAGTTGTAGCAGATATAAAAGCAATGTACCATCAAGTGCGTGTACCAGAACCAGACAGAGACTTAGTAAGATTTCTATGGTGGCCCTACGGTGACCTGAGTCTGCCTCTGAAGGAATATAGGATGAATGTGCACTTGTTCGGCGCAACTTCGTCACCTTCATGTGCCAATTTTGCACTGAGAAAGACCGCTGATGATGGTAAGGAGAAATACAGCGAAGAAGTATGCAACACAGTGCTGTCCAACTTCTATGTCGATGACTACCTCAAATCTATCGAAAGTGAAAGCAAAGCTATTCAACTCGTCAGTGATCTCACCAGCTTGTGTAAGGATGGTGGCTTCAAGTTGACAAAGTGGTTGAGTAACTCAAAAGAAGTGTTGCAGTCAGTCCCTGAAGACGATAGAGCTGAGACTACAAAGACACTAgatttgaagaatgaagaatTACCATCAGAAAAGGTGCTAGGGTTGCTATGGTCACCACAAACCGACAGGTTCGGCTTCCATATTAAAGTAAAAGAGAGACCTCCTACCAGAAGAGGCATCCTAGCAACTGTAAGCTCCATCTATGACCCGCTAGGATTTGTTGCTCCAGCAATCCTGCCAGCAAAACAAATAATGCAGAACTTAAGCAAGCTGCAGCTTGGTTGGGATGAGTCTATTCCTAGTGAGCTTCTGACCCGTTGGGAAAGATGGCTTGATGAAGTACCGAAATTGTCAGATTTCACCATCGAAAGATGTTTCAAGCCCAAGGACTTTGGAGAAAGTGAAGTCCAGATGCACCACTTCTGTGATGCAAGTCAGAAGGGGTATGGTTCAGTGAGTTACTTACGATTCGTTAATGAGAGTGGTCAAGTGCATCTTACTCTCCTGACAGCCAAGGCAAGAGTTGCTCCTTTGAAGATCATAACTATACCTCGCCTAGAGTTAACTGCAGCTGCAATGGCAGTAAAGGTCAACAACATGTTGCAAAAGGAACTACAGTTGAAGGTCGAAAGCACATACTTCTGGACTGATAGTCAGACCGTGATCAAGTATATTAACAATGACACCGCCAGATTCCACACCTTTGTGGCTAATCGAGTCGCACTGATTAGAGATGGCTCCCAGCCACACCAATGGAAGTATGTAGGAACCAGCTCAAACCCTGCAGACGACTGCTCAAGGGGCTTAGCCGTTGATTGCTTCCTCAAGAATAGAAGGTGGACTGATGGTCCAGACTTCTTACACAAAGCAGAAAACCAGTGGCCAAAGACTACCATTGGAAACAACGCTGAAGAGCTAGCTGATGATCCACAAGTTAAAAAGAAATTAGTAGTCAGCACAGCGTTGACAGAAGAAGCAACAGATACAATGGAGAAACTACTTACACGATTCTCCTCATGGTATCAACTTTGTCGTTGTGTTGCATGGATCCTCAGAGTCAAGAAATACCTCTGTAAGATCTGTCATGATAGAGATGATGATAGAGTTAATGATAGAGTTGATAATGGAGATGATGATGGTAGAAAGAATGATGAGAATGAAGAGCATGGCAACATTACAGATTCGCTTAATGTTGCTGACATGCAAGAAGCAGAAAGAGCTGTAATAGTATATGTCCAAACCAAGGCATATCCAGAAGAAATTAAGACACTAAAAGAGCTGCAATTGAGAAATAATGACAGTCAGCCAGAAGACGACTTACGACAAGTTAACAAGATTAAGAAAGCAAGTCCTCTCTACAGACTTAATCCATTTATAGAAGATGGAGTAATCAGAGTTGGTGGTCGACTGGCTAAGTCAGCTCTacctgaaaagacaaaatttccATCAATCATACCAAAGAAGTCCCACATTGCAAAGTTGATTTTACATGACATGCATGAAGCAACTGGACATGGGGGCAGAAACCACGTGTTGGCTCACCTGCATAAGAAGTACATGATAACAAATGCTAATGCAGCAGCTAGAAAGGTTATCAACAGTTGCATCACCTGCAGAAAGAGGAATGCAAAGGTACAACAGCAGATGATGAGTGATCTTCCCAAAGACAGAGTCACTCCAGAAGAGCCACCATTTTCAAGAGTTGGAATGGACTATTTTGGTCCACTAGAAGTTAAACAAGGCCGTAGTATAGTCAAGCGATATGGTGTAGTGTTCGTCTGCCTTGCATCCAAAGCCATACACATTGAAATGGCAGCGTCTTTGGATACCGATGCCTGCGTAAATGTCATACGACGATTCGTGTCCAGAAGAGGCCAAGTGAAACAGATCCGCTCTGACAATGGCACCAATTTGATAGGGGCAGAAAGAGAGCTACGCCGAGAAATTGCTGCTTGGAATCAAGACAGAATCCATGACTACCTTCTGCAAAGGGAGATTGAGTGGACCTTTAATCCACCAGCAGGAAGTCACCATGGAGGCATCTGGGAACGTCAAATACGGACAATCAGGAAAGTGATGTGCTCTGTTATAAAGGAACAAATACTAACAGATGACTCTCTTCATACATTACTGTGTGAGATAGAAGCCATAGTTAACAGCCGACCACTCACCAATGTTCCTGGAGAAGTATCTGATTTGGAGCCACTTACACCAAATCACTGTCTTCAACTAAAGAGTGACATGATCTTACCACCAGCCACTGCAGGAAAGCTGAGTCAGTATGCCAAGCGTCGGTGGAGGCAAGTCCAGTATCTGGCAGACCTTTTTTGGCGCAGATGGATCAAAGAATACCTTCCTCAGTTACAGCAAAGACAAAAGTGGATTCACCCACAGCGAAATGCCAAGGTGGGAGATGTCGTCATGGTTGTAAATGAATCTACTCCCAGAAACGTCTGGCCGCTAGGAAGGGTGATTGAAACTCTCCCTGCAAGTGATGGACTGGTTCGACGTGTGCGAGTGAAAACTAGGACAAGCATTCTCACCAGACCCATTGATAAACTGTGTTTGCTGTTGGAATCAGAAGTCCCAAATCAAGACATAGGAGTGAAGAAAGATTCTACTTCAGCTCATCCACCAGTACCAACATGGGGTAACCCAAGTACCAAGCCTAAAACTACGTCCAGTGCTACCAACAATGAAACTGTATCAGTGTCAGGTACTCCAGAAGCAAGACCACGACGATCATTGAAACCAGTGAAACGCCTGGACTTGTAA
- the LOC140149899 gene encoding melatonin receptor type 1A-like, translated as MDGVQYKADNQTNELFKHNTGEASFVFHDYPQRAIVASIFIIASIVGTCGNSLVILAVILSRKLRNATNAFVVNLSCADILTSLIIPWNAVALLSRSGWPISPWVCSWAAGVLFLCVGSSLYSMALIGLNRLVLITRPKQMYNQIYNDKTLIIWIGSTWIIPFCIAIVPPLCKIGSLGYNSKYSSCSAQSTAPHTDIYDAIMALGLYPLPFVLIIISYVKIFLYVRSHTRTMTVRVSKDASNEAEKDMVVTIKDPNRSSTKDVFKKRQMQITKNMFYVVCAYFVCFTPYGLCLLIDSSDPAIPYTAALVLINGCINPFLYGTKHPMFKEVFKHMLRCNLNQIPEQSSLLRVFTGRN; from the coding sequence atgGATGGTGTGCAGTATAAAGCAGACAACCAAACAAACGAATTATTTAAGCACAACACTGGTGAGGCATCGTTTGTTTTTCATGACTACCCACAACGAGCAATCGTtgcatcgatttttattatcgcTTCAATTGTAGGGACATGTGGAAACAGCCTGGTAATACTTGCTGTGATATTATCACGAAAATTGCGAAATGCTACCAATGCATTTGTAGTGAATTTAAGCTGTGCTGATATTCTGACATCTTTGATAATTCCTTGGAATGCTGTTGCGTTGCTTTCCCGAAGTGGTTGGCCAATATCACCATGGGTGTGTTCATGGGCTGCAGGGGTATTATTTCTTTGTGTTGGGAGCAGTCTATATAGTATGGCTTTAATCGGGTTAAATAGGCTTGTTTTAATAACACGACCTAAAcaaatgtacaaccaaatttatAACGACAAAACTTTAATAATATGGATCGGGTCAACGTGGATTATACCATTTTGTATCGCAATTGTTCCACCTTTGTGTAAAATCGGTTCTTTAGGGTATAACAGCAAATACAGTAGCTGCTCTGCTCAGTCAACGGCCCCTCACACCGACATTTATGACGCTATTATGGCACTCGGGCTTTATCCGCTCCCCTTTGTTTTAATTATAATCTCATACGTTAAAATATTTCTTTATGTACGTAGCCACACAAGAACAATGACAGTTCGTGTAAGCAAAGACGCGTCGAATGAAGCAGAAAAGGACATGGTAGTTACAATTAAAGATCCAAATAGATCGAGTACgaaagatgtttttaaaaaacGTCAGATGCAAATCACAAAAAATATGTTTTATGTTGTGTGtgcatattttgtatgttttacaCCGTACGGTTTATGCCTACTAATCGACTCAAGTGATCCAGCTATACCATACACCGCAGCTTTGGTGTTAATTAACGGGTGCATTAATCCATTCTTGTACGGAACAAAACATCCCATGTTTAAAGAAGTGTTTAAACACATGTTGAGATGTAACTTAAATCAGATACCTGAACAATCAAGCCTCCTCCGTGTTTTCACCGGACGAAACTAA